Genomic DNA from Paenibacillus borealis:
CTCCGCCTTTGTATTATTTGAAGCAGTTGACGAGGAGCATGCAGCCAGCGATCCTGCCAGCAGCAGCGAAGCACCTGCCAGCATCCATTGATTTCTTTTCATCTTGAAACCCTCCCTTTTCTTTGTGTAATCGCATTCATTTCATATAAAAATTATAGAATGACTGCGCGTTTGTAAGTGAAGGAGAAAACAACTATTCAGGGGAGACGAAATCACTGTTTCCGCGCTGTACCTCCGAAGTGTATTTGGAGCGGAAGTCGGTCGGCGTCATGCCGGTATATTTCTTGAACAGCTCAGTGAAATAAGGACGGTCCTCATAGCCCAGCGAGATGGCAATATCCTGAACCTGCATGCCCTCGAGCACCCGTTCCTTGGCCTTCTCCATTCTGCGGCTGATAATGTATTGGGCGAGTGTCATCCCCATTTCTTTCTTGAACAGATTGGAGAAATAGCTGGGGCTGAGATGAACCTCTCTCGCACAATCGGCAACCGCAAGGTTGCGGTGCAGGTTCTCATTGATGTAGGCGATGGCACGCTCCACCAGCACACGCGCATCACTGAACTGGCGGATCTGCACATAAGAGCAGCCCTGGCGGCAGAATTCACGGATCTGTCCCCGCAGCTCCTCGAATGAGGCGGAGGTATTCATATCTGCCAGCTTCTTCTCCAGCAGCTTGACCTCAGCGTCTGATGCTTTGTCAGAGAATACACGGTGGATCGAATGGGCCAGCTCCAGACACATCGTCTTGACGATCGCCGGATCGGGCAGCACGGGAGCACTTAGCCACTCACTCCAAATATTGTCCAGCTGCTCTTCCGCCTTAGCCAGATTAGCCGAACGCAGACAATAGAGCAGTTCTTTCTCCTTGTCAAAAGAGTATCTGGGCAGCGCGGCATCCCTCTCCGGTGATTCCACATAGCGGTATACGCTGTTCCCGCCGGTCAGGAACGTATTGGTCAGCGCAGACAGCGCCTGGGCGTAGGATACCGATAGCTGACCGGCCTCCTCCACTTCCCCGCCGAGTCCGATAGACACGGTCTGGTACGTATGCCGGCAGACGTTCTCCCGGCATTGCTCGGCCAGCTGCTCCGCATCAAGCTCCGCCGGGGGATTCATAACGATAATGAACTGATTGACATGCTCGCGGAACACGAGCCCTTGCGTATACCCGCCAATCGTTTCTTCCAGAATGTTCTGCACCGCGAAGCGGATCAGCTCAACCTCAGATATCCCCAGGGCAGCTGTACGCTCGGCAAAAAAATCGATCTCCGCCACCATTACACAAAAGTCGCGGCTGTTCATGGTAATCGCATAGAAATCCCACTGCTGGCTGCGGTGCTGCTGCCTGCTGCCGTAACGGATCAGGAGACGCATATACTCCTGACGCAGATAGGGCATACTCTCCCGCAGCTTCTGCTCCATCCCCCGCATCTGTTCAGCCTGCGAGCGTTCACGCTCCAGCACCTCTTTGGCCTTCAGAACAGATTCAAGCACCTGCGGCTTGGTAAAGGGCTTGACGATCAGGTCAAAAGCCCCGAGCTTCACCGCCTCCTGGGCATAAGAGAAATCCGAGTAGCCTGTCAGGAAGATCAGCTTGATCCCCGGCTGCTCCGCCAGAATCAGCCTCATCATCTCCAGCCCGTCCGTAAACGGCATCCGGATATCGGTCAGCACAATATCCGGACGGTGCTTGCGGATCTGCAGCAGTCCCTCTTCGCCGTTGGCCGCCGTTGCCGCGACGGCGATACCATGCTCCTCCCAGGGAATCCGCTGGGACAAGCCGCGGACCACAGCCGGAATATCATCTACAATACATATTTTTACAGGTTCAGCGTGGCTCAGGATAAACTCCACCTTCCATTGGAATTGAGAGGACAGCTTCAGTCTCTATGTGCGGGCGGCTGCGGAAGGTTAACGAGGCTTCCTTGCCGTAATATAACTGCAGACGGCTGCAGATATTGGACAGTGCATACCCTCCGCTGCCGGATGGCTCCTTCAGGCAGGCATTCAGCTTCTCCGCATCCATGCCCGACCCGTTGTCAGTGGCCCGGATCACGAGATGCTGCGCCTCTACGGCCGCGGAAATCGTAATCATACCTTCGCCCCGATGCTCTTTCAGCCCGTGGAGAATGGAATTCTCCACAAGGGGTTGAATAATAATTTTCAGGACAGGCAGCTCCAGCAGCTCCGCTCCCGCAGTTATCGTATATTCGAACATTCCCTCATAACACTGCTGCTGGAGGTTCAGATACTGGCGGACATGCTCCAGCTCCTTGCCCAGAGTTGTAATCTCCTGCCCGTTGTTCAGCCCCAGCTGGAACAGCGCGGATAATGAAATGACCATCTTCTTCACATCTTCATATTCATCCATTTCACATTTCCATAAGATTGTATTGAGCGTGTTATATAGAAAATGGGGTTCAATCTGCGCCTGCAGCGCTTTGATCTCCGCCTTCCGTTTTTCTTTCTCCGTATCTTTGACCTCAAGAATCAGCCCGCTGATCCGGTCCAGCATCTGGTTGAATTTGCGGCCCGCTTCCCCGATCTCATCCTGGAACGGACTCTGGAAGCGGGCGTCCAGATCCTCATGCTCCACCCGCGACATCGTCTTCTGCAGCTTCAGCAGCGGCCCGAGCAGCAGTGCCGAGAGGTATCTCGCCAGCAGCAGCGCGATAACAATGCACACGGCCATGATCATCAGCACCAGCCACTGAATGCTGCGCACAGGCTGAAGAAGCTCCTCCTTCGACTGGTAGCTGACCAGCCGCCAGTCCCCTGCATACCGCGAGTCCGCATAGCTGACCAGCATCGTCCCACCCCCTGCAGCATATTCGAAGTTACCGCTGTCCGCTTGAAGCAGCTTGTTCATAAATACCGCTGAGCGGGACCACTCCGGCCGCTCCTTATCTCCGAAGACACTGGCTCCGTCCTTGTTGATCAGCAGAAATTTGGCACTACCCAGGCTCGCCCCTCCGCTGACGGCATCCTCCAGAATATCCTCCTTAACATTAACGGTCAGGAAGACATCCGGCACATAGCTCTCCGTCAGCGGCTGCAGCAGCAGGGAGATTACATGATGATTGCCCGCGAACAGCTCGTCCTCATGGCTCTCCACCCAATTCGATTCGGGATTATCCTTGATCCGCTGATACAGCAAAGACTCCATAAATGGAGTCGCTGTTCTGCGCAGATTGCCGGCGGAGTAGAAATCCCCGTCCGGTGTACTGACCAGGATCGATTCAATGGAGTTCTCTGTCAGCTCCGCCTGTGTGAAGGGGCCCTGCAATAAGGAGAAGTTCGCAAAGAACCGGTCGGTATTATCCGCTTGTATATCCCGCATCGTCTGCTTATACGCTTCACTCAGCATCATGGTGGAGGACGCCACAATGATCTGCTTCAGCTTCTGGTCCAGTACGTTAACGGACTGGTTCAGCACATTGCGGTTCAGGTCGATGGAGTTGCGTTCCATGGCCCGCGAAGCAATCGAATAGGCCCACAGGCCGGTGACCGAGATACAAAAGACGGTCAGCCCGGTGAATGTCAGCCATATTCTTTTCTTCAGCGAGGTCCGGTACAGCCAGGCCTTCAGCATGATTACACATCCTTCGTTAAGACTGGCTGCCGGTGGAGCACCGCGTTAGCCTTAGCCCGCTTAGCCCTTCACGGAGCCCGCTGTCATCTGCATGAATGATTTGTTGGCAAAAATATAGACAATGATCATCGGCAGCATCGACAGGCATGCGCCGGCAAGCATTAATTGGGGCTGCGCCGCATCGCCGACACCATATTTCAACCCGGCCAGGCCTACGGTGAGCGTCTGTAATCCAGGCTGCGTCATCGTAAATACCAGCGGCAGAATGTATTCATTCCAGGCTCCGCGGAAGGTCCAGAGCGCTGTAACGCCGAGTGCCGGTGTCAGGAGCGGCAAGATAACACGAAAGTATACGCTATAGAAGTTGCAGCCGTCAATAAACGCCGCCTCATCCAGTTCCTTCGGGATTGCCCGCACAAAACCGATCAGCATGAAGAATGCAGTGGCATGACCGCTGATCAGGATGATGATGACGCCCCAGAGCGATTTTTGCAGATTCAGTGAGACCATGAGATCAAACTGTGGGCGCAGCACAACGGCACCGATGGAGATGAACAGGGTGCAGGACTGAATGACCACATACAGGCGTTTCCCGTAGAAATCCACCCTTGCTACCGCGTAGGCAGCCATCGTTCCTATCAATAAAGTCCCTAATGTCGTAAAGGTACTTATAAATACGCTGTTCCAGGTAAACCTTGCGAAATTAGCGGATGTCCAGGCCTGCGCATAGTTATCGAAGATCCATTCCTTCGGCAGCAGAGTAGTTCCTGTCGTCAGCTCCAGATTGGACTTAAGTGATCCGAAGAACGCCAATATGATGGGGAATAATGCAAACGCTGCTACGATCAGCAGGAAAATCCACAACAATATCCGGGACAGCAGCGCCTTGTTCTTTAATGAACGGCTGGTCTGCGCAGAAGCCATTTTCGTTTCCGCATGCATTGTGCTCACTGTTCATTCTCCTCTCTTTTAGTAGATATCATTCAGTTTCTTGGATACATAGAAGTAAATCAGGGTGATGATGCCGACGATAACCGCCGTAGCAAATCCGACCGCGCTGCCGTAACCGAACTGCTGGATGCTTGATCCTCCGCTGGATACCGGGAAGAACAATTTATAGAGATAGAGATACATGACTTCCGTCTTGCCGTAAGGCCCGCCTTCCGTAAGCACCATGATGCTCTCGTAGCCCTTCAGGGATACGGTAATCGCCAGCATGATGATCATCTGCAGCACAGGTCCCAGCATCGGCACGGTAATACTCCACATCTTGCGCAGCGGCCCGGCGCCGTCCAGGGAAGCAGCTTCATACAGATCCTCCGGGATATTCTGCAGCCCCGCGATAAAGAGCAGCATATAGTTGCCGACTGCGCCCCAGATCGCGATAATAATTGCCGTGACCAGGGCATGCTTGGCGCCCAGCCAGTCTATGGGAGCGGATACAATTCCGGCCCCCATCAGCAGCTGATTCACCATTCCGTTGTAGGAGTTGAAAATAACGTAGAACACAATCGCCATTACCGAAGCACTGATTACGGTAGGCAGGAAATAAATGGCCCGCAGCAGCTGGCGTCCCTTCAGGGCGCGGTTGAGCACTACAGCAAGCACAAAGGACAACGGGATCGTAATGATCAGTTTGCCACCAGCGTAGATGAAGGTGTTCACCACTGACTGCCAGAAATCCTTATCCCGGAACAGGCGCTCAAAGTTATCCAGGCCGATGAATAGCGGTGTACCAAAGCCCTGATAATCATAGAACATGTACTTCAATGCCCAAAAGACGGGATACACTCCAAAAATCAGCGTCAGAATCAAACTCGGTGCTACAAAGGTCCAGGCGTTTATCTGCCGTTTCGTTCCATTCATTGATTGTTCCTCCTGTCTATTCGGCTCGCGTTTCTTTCCTTAATCATAAGTCCCGCTGTGCAGACACAGTTAGGGAGAAAGCGACTGCACTAAGGGGGAGAAATTCACTTTTTCATGAAATCCGGCTTCATAGCCGGAGCCCTGCCTTGCGGGATGATTTCAGTTGCTTTGTCCCCTCTCCTTCCCCCGTTTACCCATCCCGGGTCCGCGTTCAGACCGCTATACTTTAAAGAAGAAAGTCAACTGAACTAACCAATTACAGGGAGGCTCAAATCTGCCAATGAATCCAGCATCTAACGACGTAGCCGGAGCACGCCCCTTCGGCTGTTATGAACATGGGCAACTGGAGAACATCCGCGCCAGAATATCGCTGTATCCTGCGGTTTCGCAAGAATACGGCAGGCAGCAGCAGCTGGCCGGGCAATTTGCCGCCCGTGAGGCGGCAGTTCCGCTTAGCGGGCTTGGCGCTTTCCGGGTGGAGCCGTTTGTCTTCAAGGTACCTGACGGTACTGCCTTTCTGAAGCTGGCCGTGCAGGTTCAGGGCCGGGGCGTTGCCCGGATCGGTGGCGTACGGCTGACGCATTCCCAGCTTGGCCTGCCGGTGGCGCTGATTAACGGCGACTTCCGCCAGGCGCTGAAGGGCTGGACGCAGGAGCCGGGAAGCGGCAGTAGAGTGGCGCTTGAACAGCTGGCCGGCGGCGGAAGCGGCCTGCAGCCCTCCGGTATAACTCCGGCTGGAGGTGAGCCGGAGGAAGAAGTGCGTTGTGTGCGGATCAGCAATGAGGCGGAGGATGGCATTACTGTGCTGCGGTACGAAGAACGCCTGCCGGTAACCGCAGGCGATTATTACGGCATCCAGACGGAGCTCAGCCTGGAAGCTCCGCTTGATAACGGCGGCATACGCACCGGGGTTACGTTTCTGGACGAAGACGGACTGCCGCTCGGGCCGGAGCAGCGCGGACCGCTTTTCAACCGGCCCACGCTGACCAACTGGGCCTATCTGCTGGAGGCTGCCGGTGCTGAGGGCAACCTGTATATGGTGAGCGGTGAAGATCATTATGCCGCCCGGGCGGGGCGCAAGCTGCAGTACATGCTGGCCGATATGAGGCAGGGCATGGATATCTTCCGCCGGGACGGCTGGCATGATGATGATACCTATGGCGCTGTGCATATCGGCCGGGGACTGGCCGCGGTCTCGGTCATCTATGACCAGATTGCCGGAAGCGGAGCGCTAACTGCCGGGGAAATAGAGGTGCTGCACTCTGATCTCCGCTATATTGCAGCGATGATGATGGACACTGCCTACTACCGGTTCGATCTGGAGACCTTCCCGGACGAGAAGGGCGGCAAACGCAGCAACTGGAATGCGGACCGGGCAACCGGGCTTGGGGTCTATGCGCTGCTCTTCCCGCAGGAGCCTGAGAGCGCCGGCTACCTGGAGCATGCCTGCTCCGTAGTAGACTGGCAGCTGGCGGAAGTAGTGGATCAGGAGGGGGCCTGGCCGGAGAATGTACGTTATCACGGCGCTGTTCTGCACCGGTACTTCCTGTTCTTCGTGCTGCTGAAGCGGCTTCAGGGTATGGATTATTTCAGGCACCCTAAGGTAAAAGCGATGTACCGCTTCCTGATCGGCATCGTGACCGCAGAGGATATCATTCAGGGCGGTCATGATGCCGGACCTGTTCTGCTGACGCCTGCCGTCGGTGATGCCAATGTACAGGAGAAATGGTTCCGCCTGCTCGGCTACGCGGCTCCATTCTATGCAGAGGAAGATCCGCATCTGTCAGCGGAAATGGTCTGGACCTGGAAGCACGGCGGCGCACCGGTCCAGGATACCGGAGCTTTCCCTCTGCCGCTGGTCGCACTGCTGTATTCGCAGCCGGATCTGCCGGAGCAGCAGCCCGCCCTCCACTCCGTCCATTATCCCGGCATCGGCTACGCCATCTTCCGCAGCGGGGAGCAGAACCTGCGGAACTATGCCATCTACGAGGCTTCGCCGCTGACCTATCACGCCCATCATGACGAAGGCCATTTCTCCATCTGGGCGGACGGGGTTCCGCTGACGCTTGATGCCGGAACCGGCGGTTATTACAACGGGGACCGGCACTGGTATGTATCAGGCGCGGCGCATAATATCGTCCAGTTTGCTGACGGTTCAGGCGGCTACGCTGACGGCCCGCTGCAAAGCGTCTGCCGGGAGGTCCTATTCACAGAGGAGCTGGATTATGCCAGAAGCCTGATCCCGGATACACTTGCTGGTGAGTACGAGCGGAATTTCCTGTATATCAAAGCAGGCTTTGACGCTTATCTGGTCTGGGACCGGATTGAGGGCGGGGCAGACAGCGTGTGGAATCTGCATACCCTGAGTACAGAGGCTGATATCTCGGGGCAGGGAATTGAGGCCGCAGCTCTAGGCGGCATGAGGCTGAGTGCGCATATTGCAGAACCGGTTAGTCCGGTCATCACTGCCGGAGAAGGTGCCGTAGGCGGTGCCTATCCGCTGGCGGCGCAGCAGCATTTCCGGGTGCACGGCAACGCGGGCGAAGACTATGTGGTGCTGCTGCATCCGCACACAGCAACAGCGCCCCTGCTGGGGCTGGAGCCGCTGCTGTGCGAAGACGCCGGCGGAGGCGTGCGGGTATATAAGATTTCCCGCGCAGACGGTGCATGGTGCGTTGCCGCCATCAACGGCTCAGGGCACACCCGCCGCGTCCGTATTCCCGGCGGCGTCCCGCTCCGGGTGCTCGGCACGGAGGGTGCGGAAGCCGCGATTGACGGCCATGCGGCGGAGGATATCCTGACCCTTGAGCCGGGAACGATCCAAATTGCCGTCCCGCAATAAGGAATTTCCCGATTGATCCGCTATTTGCGGCAGGGCTCCAGTAACTTCTATATAATCCTGCACGGAATACAACATTTCCCTGATAATATCTGCCCTAATCCAAAAGTGTTGTATAAAAGGCAGTATTTCGTCCCGTTCACGCGGCTTGGCACTACAACACCTACAAGGAGGAAGTAAACAATGAGTAATTTAGGAGTATGGGAACCGGCTGAGCCGGGCGTCAAACGCTGCATTCTGAATGCGGCAGCCAGTCTGATGATGATGGAGGTTCATTTCGAGGAAGGCGCTGAGGGCTATGAGCACAGCCATGTGCATGAGCAGATGAGCTACTGTCTGCGCGGCAGCTTCGTCTTCCGCATCGACGGCAAGGAATACGCCTTGTCGGCAGGCCAGAGCATAGATATTCCGCCTAACGCCAAGCATGGGGTAACCGCGCTTGAAGCTGATTCGGCGCTGCTTGATGTGTTCACACCGATCCGCGAGGATCTGCTTAAGCGGTAAGCTGATCCAGGTGCCTGACAGGCAGATTCCGCCTGCCACCTGCCATAATAGACAGTGCTGCTGCCAATTCCGGCAGCAGCATCAACATCAGCAGTGCCATCGCCTGGCACCCTTAAAATGCAGACAGCCTGCCCGGAAGTTCCGGACAGGCTGTCTTTACATTACGTTATTCCAGATTCGCATGTTTGCCGAACATCTTGCCGGTGGTCTGCCCCGTCTGCTCCATCATCCGCAGGATGACGGCATCGTAGAATACCAGCAGCGTCTGTTCAAACAAGGAGGCCATCGGCTGGATGGTGGCATAGCTCCCGCCAGTCTGATCCTTGGGCGAACCCGGCAGCTTGATTGTATAATCAGCGAGACGACCCAGTGACGAATCCGGGCTGATGGTCACAAGCACCACAGCCGCGCCGATAGCCTTGGCTTTCTCCGCCATGGACACCAGCCCCTTGGTCTCGCCGGAGCCGGAGCCCAGCACAAGCACATCGCCGGGGCCGATGCCCGGGGTTACCGTCTCCCCGACGACAAACGCAGCTTGCCCGGCTTGCATCAGCCGCATCGCGAATGCCCGGCCCATCAGGCCGGAGCGGCCGGCGCCGGCTACAAAGATCTGCCCGGAGCGCAGCAGCAGCTCCGCCATGGCCTCACCTTCTGCGGCGTCCAGCCCGGAGACCGAGCCCTGCAGCTCCTTCACAATTTCCCGTGCGTAATCCAGCGTATCCATAGCTGCTTAGGCCTGGCTTACAAGGCGCTTCATTTCTGCCGCAGCCGCTTTCTGATCCGCTTCGCCGGTAATACCGCCGCCCACGATTACCAAATCAGGATTCGCAGCAATTACTTCAGGCAGCGTGCTCAGCTTAATTCCGCCGGCAATCGCTGTTTTTGCTTTTGTAACCACACTCTTAATCGCTCTCAGATCCTCGAAGGAATTCTTGCCCTCTGCCTGATGATCATAACCGGAGTGCACACAGATATAATCAACGCCAAGTGCGTCCACTTCAGCCGCTCTGGCCTTCAGATCCTTCACGTTGATCAGATCAACCAGGATTTCCGCGCCTGTCTTCTTGGCTTCTTCCACCGCGCCGCGGATCGTTGAATCATCGGACACGCCAAGCACGGTAACAATTCCTGCTCCCGCTTCTACAGCTTTCATTACTTCATAGCCGCCCGCATCCATGATTTTGAGATCGGCCAGGACGGTCAGTGCCGGAAAAGCGTCCTTGATCGCTTTTACCGCATGCAACCCTTCATTAATAACAACCGGTGTTCCAATCTCCACGATATCTATAAATTCGGCCACTTCCGCAACAATAGCCTTGGCTCCCGCAATATCCACCAGATCAAGTGCAAGCTGTAATTTCATATGTTTAGAATCTCCTCGTCGTTAATATATTTTAGTAAGTGATGTACTAAGTTTAGGGATATACTGCCGATAAGGGAAGTAGGCACTTTATTGTGATGTAGTTACCTGAAGGATACTATTGGGCGGGGGCCGGGCTGTCCGCTGCGTCTTTTTGAAAACGAAGGTTGATTTTATTCAGGATTTTCTTAAATTTACTGCATTTTCACAAAAGCTGTGCTACCATACATTAGATTTACAAATTCTCCGGCGGCAATCCTATTTTAACTACAAGAAGGTGTAAGGTTTATTATGGAAGAAAGCAAACCCAAAGAGTTCAATTTAATTAAGCTGACCTGGCCGATTTTCCTCGAGCTGTTCCTGTTTATGCTCATGGGGAGTGTAGATACATTCATGATCAGCTCTGTATCCGATGATGCAGTCTCCGGTGTCGGGGCGGCCAATCAGATTATTGCCATAGCAATCCTCGTGCTCAGTGTCATCGGGAACGGTGCAGCAATTGTCGTGTCGCAGTATCTCGGCTCCAAGCAGCCCAAAGAAGCAGCCAAGGTAACCGGCAATGCCGTTACGCTAAATCTGGCAGTCGGGATTATTCTGAGCACCGTGCTGCTGCTGTTCGGAGGCACGCTGCTGACGGCACTGAATGTGCAGGGCGATATTCTCGTCTATGCCAAATCGTATATGCATATTGTCGGGGGCGGAATCTTCCTTCAGGCACTGCTGAACGCCCTGGCCACCACCATCCGGACGCACGGGTTCACGAAACAGACGATGGTAGTCTCTCTGCTGATGAATGTGATCCACGTCGGGGGCAATTACCTGCTGATCTTCGGACATTTCGGACTGCCGGCACTCGGTGTGGAAGGTGCAGCCATCTCAACGGTTGCCAGCCGTTTCATCTGTCTGATTCTGTTCTTCCTGCTGCTCTACCGGATTATGGAGGTGCGGGTCAAATGGACCTATTACATTCATCTCTCCAAAAAATACGTGCTGCAGATTCTCAAAATCGGTATCCCGTCCGCTTTTGAATCGGTGATCTATCAGTGCTGCCAGCTGGTCTTCACCTTATATATCACCTATCTGGGTGCTGAAGCCATGGCTACCCGCCAGTACGCGCTGAACATCTCCAGCTACATCTTCCTGTTCAGCGTCGCGGTCTCAATGGGCACCTCGATCATTGTAGGCCATCTCGTGGGTGCAAGAAGGCCCAAGGAAGCTTACTCGCGGGTGTTCTCCAGTGTGAAATGGGCGCTGCTGGTCACCGTAATTATGGACGCGGTTGTCATTCTATTCCGCGTGCCGCTGATGGGCCTGTTCACCGATAACCAGACGATTATAACCATGGGCGCCCAGGTCATCCTGCTCAGCTTCTTCCTTGAGACCGGACGCACCTGCAACCTGGTCATCATCAACTCGCTGCGCGCTTCCGGTGATGCCAAATTCCCGGTCTATATGGGCCTGATCTCCATGGTATGCATGAGCTTGCCGCTGGGCTATTTCCTGGTATTTACGCTTGATCTCGGTCTGGCCGGCGTCTGGCTGGCCACTGCGTTCGACGAATGGGTGCGGGCGGTTATCATGTACTTCCGCTGGAAGAGCAGAGCCTGGGAGAAGCACGGCCTGATCCAGCATGAGGCGGCAGAGCCGCTGAGTGCTGCGCCGGCGCATTAATCTGCAACAACAAATCGGCGGTTCACCCTGATCTCTGCGATTGGGGCGGGCCGCCTTTTGAATACTTAATCCTATTGATCTGGCAGGAAGGATGATGAAGACTATGACAACCAACCGGCACAAAGAAGAAGACGACCTTGCCCATTTCAGCGCAATGGCCCCACTATGGAGCAACAGCGAAGAGGATGTGTCCATGGCCGGGAAGGTCCTGCAGAGGCTTGGCATCCGCAGTGGCCAGAGCCTGCTGGATGTAGCTTCGGGTACCGGGGTCATCCCCGCAGCGCTCCATAAGCTGGAGATAACCCCCAGCCGCTACCTTGCGCTCGATATCTCAGCGGCCATGCTGCAAGAACTGCGCAAGAGCTTCCCGGATGCCGGGACCGCATGCGCGGATTTCGAGGAGCCATTCTCCGGCGGAATGCTTGCTCAGTATGTGCTGATCTATAACAGCATCCCCCATTTCTCCAATCTGGATATGCTGTTCGCCAATGCAGAGAGGAATCTGCAAGACGGAGGGACCTTCATGATTGCCCACTCCAGAACCCGCCAGGGCCTGCGGGAGCATCATGCACGAATCGGCCATACGAGTGAGCGTGAGCCGATCCCTGCGGATGCTGTGCTGGCCGCGCTTGCGGCCAAATACAATTTCGGACAGGCTGAATATAGCGATGGGGAATTCTTCTGCTTCTCCTGCCGCAGGAACGTCTGACTGCCCTAATTATCCGATTCGCAAATAAGGGATGCCCCGGCCGTGTAATCCGGCTAATTGGCATCCCTTAGTACTAAGGTTGTAAGCTTATCAGGTTCCTTTGGCTACAGCCTCTTTATGCTTGGCCGCGAACTGCTCTGGTGTAATCGCTTTGCCGAACAGCGCCTGAATCATATCCAGATGGACCTGGGCGGCGTTCGGCTTCATCTGGATATCAGCAAACAGGGTGATGCTGCTCGCATGGTTTAATTCATTCAGCAGATCAACATACAGCTGCGGCAGCTCTTCATTCGTGGTATCCACTTTGGTCGCCGGAATCACACCTGCACTGGTTACAGAGGCCTCTCCCCATTTGTATACGAAATATTCGACAAATGCCTTCGCTTCTTCCTTAACCTTGGAAGCTTCGGCTACGAACAGTCCGACACCCGGACCGCCAACCCAGCTGTTGATATTGCCCTTACCGCCTTCCACCGTCGGGAATTTGAAGAACCCTACTTTATCTTTGAAGTCTTGCGGGATCTCCGGATTGGTCGTGAAATTGGGAAGCTCCCAGGTACCCGTCAGATACATTGCCGCCTTCTCATTCAAGAATTCCGATTTGCCCTCATCATTGGATAGCCCGTTGAAACCGCTGTTAAATGTGTTCATA
This window encodes:
- a CDS encoding MATE family efflux transporter — translated: MEESKPKEFNLIKLTWPIFLELFLFMLMGSVDTFMISSVSDDAVSGVGAANQIIAIAILVLSVIGNGAAIVVSQYLGSKQPKEAAKVTGNAVTLNLAVGIILSTVLLLFGGTLLTALNVQGDILVYAKSYMHIVGGGIFLQALLNALATTIRTHGFTKQTMVVSLLMNVIHVGGNYLLIFGHFGLPALGVEGAAISTVASRFICLILFFLLLYRIMEVRVKWTYYIHLSKKYVLQILKIGIPSAFESVIYQCCQLVFTLYITYLGAEAMATRQYALNISSYIFLFSVAVSMGTSIIVGHLVGARRPKEAYSRVFSSVKWALLVTVIMDAVVILFRVPLMGLFTDNQTIITMGAQVILLSFFLETGRTCNLVIINSLRASGDAKFPVYMGLISMVCMSLPLGYFLVFTLDLGLAGVWLATAFDEWVRAVIMYFRWKSRAWEKHGLIQHEAAEPLSAAPAH
- a CDS encoding class I SAM-dependent methyltransferase, with amino-acid sequence MTTNRHKEEDDLAHFSAMAPLWSNSEEDVSMAGKVLQRLGIRSGQSLLDVASGTGVIPAALHKLEITPSRYLALDISAAMLQELRKSFPDAGTACADFEEPFSGGMLAQYVLIYNSIPHFSNLDMLFANAERNLQDGGTFMIAHSRTRQGLREHHARIGHTSEREPIPADAVLAALAAKYNFGQAEYSDGEFFCFSCRRNV
- the hxlA gene encoding 3-hexulose-6-phosphate synthase encodes the protein MKLQLALDLVDIAGAKAIVAEVAEFIDIVEIGTPVVINEGLHAVKAIKDAFPALTVLADLKIMDAGGYEVMKAVEAGAGIVTVLGVSDDSTIRGAVEEAKKTGAEILVDLINVKDLKARAAEVDALGVDYICVHSGYDHQAEGKNSFEDLRAIKSVVTKAKTAIAGGIKLSTLPEVIAANPDLVIVGGGITGEADQKAAAAEMKRLVSQA
- the hxlB gene encoding 6-phospho-3-hexuloisomerase; the protein is MDTLDYAREIVKELQGSVSGLDAAEGEAMAELLLRSGQIFVAGAGRSGLMGRAFAMRLMQAGQAAFVVGETVTPGIGPGDVLVLGSGSGETKGLVSMAEKAKAIGAAVVLVTISPDSSLGRLADYTIKLPGSPKDQTGGSYATIQPMASLFEQTLLVFYDAVILRMMEQTGQTTGKMFGKHANLE
- a CDS encoding cupin domain-containing protein, with product MSNLGVWEPAEPGVKRCILNAAASLMMMEVHFEEGAEGYEHSHVHEQMSYCLRGSFVFRIDGKEYALSAGQSIDIPPNAKHGVTALEADSALLDVFTPIREDLLKR